The Neovison vison isolate M4711 chromosome 13, ASM_NN_V1, whole genome shotgun sequence genome includes a region encoding these proteins:
- the CNIH1 gene encoding protein cornichon homolog 1: MAFTFAAFCYMLALLLTAALIFFAIWHIIAFDELKTDYKNPIDQCNTLNPLVLPEYLIHAFFCVMFLCAAEWLTLGLNMPLLAYHIWRYMSRPVMSGPGLYDPTTIMNADILAYCQKEGWCKLAFYLLAFFYYLYGMIYVLVSS; the protein is encoded by the exons ATGGCGTTCACGTTCGCGGCCTTCTGCTATATGCTGGCGCTGCTGCTCACCGCCGCGCTCATCTTCTTCGCCATCTGGCAC attatagCTTTTGATGAACTGAAGACTGATTACAAGAATCCTATAGACCAGTGTAATACCCTGAATCCT CTTGTACTTCCAGAGTACCTCATCCACGCTTTCTTCTGTGTCATGTTTCTTTGTGCAGCAGAGTGGCTTACGCTGGGTCTCAATATGCCCCTCTTGGCATATCATATTTGGag GTATATGAGTAGACCAGTGATGAGTGGACCGGGACTCTATGACCCTACAACCATCATGAATGCAGACATTTTAGCGTATTGTCAGAAAGAAGGCTGGTGCAAATTAGCTTTTTATCTTCTAGCATTTTTTTACTACCTATACGg catGATCTATGTTTTGGTGAGCTCTTAG